The Litoribrevibacter albus genome contains the following window.
TAGTTGCATTGAGTATTTCCGTATGCATCCGTGTAGCAGTTGTAACTGCCGCCACCAAATGAACCACTTGTGTTTCCGTATGGGTCTGAGTAGCTATTGAAGTTTTGACCGCCTACGGTTCCCGATGTATTTCCATAGGGATCAGAATACGAGTTTATTGAGCTGCCACCATATGAACCCGAAGTATTACCGTAGGGATCTGAATAAGTGTTGTAACTTTTACCACCTATTGTTCCTGAGGTATTTCCATATGGGTCTGTGTACAGACTGCCCGATGTTCCGTCATCACAGTTTATTGATGTATTTCCATATCCGTCTGAATAGCTATTACATCCAGCTATCGACTGAGTTGGAAACGCAAGAATTGCGACGATTGATACGCTTGCTAATGTCACTTTTTGTTTCATAGTGGTTCTCCTTTCGTTTGTTGCACTCTAACAGCGAATTCTGCGTCCTAAAGACGCAGATCAGTTTTTCCTATTTTGCGTCACACTCTCTGACGCATAATCCATTAAAACAACAACTTAACCCATTAGTGCAGATATTACATCCCCAAAATGCGACTTTGATTTCCGGCCAGCACTCCCCCAAAAAGCGTCAGCAACCGAAAAATATTCTTTATATTCAATAAATTACCGATTCACTTTTCCGAAAATGCGTCACGAGTCGCATATCATCCACATCACAACACCAAATAAATCCCTACCATCAAACTCACCAGCCCCAGTAACTTCAGCCGATTGAATTCTTCATTAAGCAGCCACACGCCCATCGCGACGCCAATGGGAATACTGACTTGCCGAAGTGCCACGACCTGCCCTACGTGTTCTGTGTAGTTCATGGCGATGAGTACCAAACTGTAGGTCAGTGTCATCACAAAGGCGGTGGACGCGGTGCTAAGCATTTGTTGGGTGACGGTGCTGCGCCATTGTTCGGCGGAAGATCGGCTGATGAAGGAGAAGCCTAAACACCAAATGGCCGATGACAGAGATAGCCAAAACATATACACCAAGGAACGTTGCCAGCCTTGATGATCAGGCAAACTCTGAGATAACCCTGTGAGTACCGTCTGATCCACATAGCTGTAACCTGTGGTTGCTAAGGCCGCTACCATAGCAAAGAAGACGCCAGGGCTTTTTAGGGAAGACCAAAAGACGTCCTTACCTTTAAAGGGAATCAATAAGCACCCAATGATGATTAAGAACACACCCACATATTGGATCAGGTTGTAGTGCTTGTGACTGAACACACTCACAGCAATGGGCACAAGGGCGACGGGTAATGCTCTGGCTAGCGGGTACACCACAGACAGTTCATATCCTCGATACCCCTGGCTTAAGCCAAAAAGATAGAAGGCTTGGAAGCACCCCGTCAGTACCAGCATTCCAAAATGATCCGTCACAATTGTGGTGGAAATTTGGTGATAATAGAGTGCGAACGGCAGCAGCATTAACGCCGCAAAGCTACTCACCACCGTAAAGAAGGACATGTAAGGCACGGACTTTTTGCCAATAAAGTTCCAAGCCGCATGACAAAACGCAGACACAACAACCAGTAAAAACGGCAGCCAAGTCATTCAGTACAACCTTTTTAAAGTTAAGAAAAAATAAAGCCCCGATACATCGAGGCTTTATGAATCCAAATAGTTTATGAGGGGTTTACTAGCTTTATGATCCGATCCCGATAATAGTCTAGATCAGGAATCTCCAAGCCCACTTGTTTGCCGTAATCATCAAAGTAGCGGACTCTCAATGCTTGGCGAAAATACTCCCCTTGCTCAAACTTGGCCACCTGTTCAGCGGTCATCGGCCCACCTTGTAAGGCTAAGCTGTGTTTGGACGCATCACTGAGACCATCGTAGTAATCGTCTTTCACTGCACAAAGGTAACGCTTCGCGGCCACATGCAGTTGAATGGGTACGGTAATTTCTTTACCAAAATACTTTGTTAAGAAACGTGCGCCGAGCACTTCGTGATTAAAGTCCTCTTCAGGCGTCCCATCTGCAATCAAACCAGCATCCTGAGGGCCAATGAAATGACCAACGTCATGAAGCAAACTGGCTACGATGATGTCATCTGTTTCGCCTTCCTGTTCCGCCAAAAACGCACACTGCAACATGTGCTGCTTTTGGGTAACGGCTTCGCCGTATTGCTCGTCACCGAAGCGGTTAAACAAGCTGACTAACGTTTGATAGACGAAGTCAGCCTGAGCGATGCACGTTTCCATTAAGGGCGCTCTCCAGATGCCAACTTGCGATTGATGTCGTCGATCACCGCAGGCAGTTCAGCCACAGAATCAATCACATAATGGGCGCCACTCAAGGCCATTTTCTTGCGGGCTTTTACTGCAATGGCTTCTTGTTCATCACCAGGCAAGGCTTGCCATTGCTCAAGGCTAAGGCCATTGGCATTACCACTGACGGCCACAGCCACAGTCCACATACCCGCATTCAAGCCTTCTTCGATGCCGGTTTCGGTGTCATCGATCTTGATACAGGCCTGCGCTTCAAGAATCTCCAGTTTTTCCATCACCGCCTGTGCCATGTACGGGTATGGGCGCCCTTTGGACACCTCGGTCGCGCATACGTTTACATCCGCTTCATAACCTGCTTCTTTGGCTACTTCAGCGACCACGGCATACATTTGTTCGTTATAGCCGGTGTTTCCACCCAGCTTGATGCCTTGCGCTCGCAGATCATCCGACACCTGTTTCCAGCCAGGAATCAGCCCACCCGTTAAGCGAATGGTTTCCAACTGAATGGGAAGAAATTCATGATACAGCGCCATCACATCCTCTTCTGTCGATGCCAGGCCTTTCACCGCTTGCCACTTCTCTTGGATTTCAGGCATGGCTAACATCATGCGAATGTGAACGCTTTTCTCTGTGCCCATTGGTTCACGGCACTGGGCTTCAGTCACCGCTACGCCATGATTCTCAAACAACGTCATAAACGCCATGATCGGCGCACGCGAGCCAAAGTCGACCGTCGTGCCCGCCCAATCACAGATAACGGCTTTAACTTGACCGGCATAACGTCGTTGAAAAGAATAAGGCGCTTTGTTGATGGTATTCATTCGTCTGTTCCTTAGGCTATCGCGGTTTGTTCTAGTGACGAGGTCGCTGTTGTGTTGTCTTCTAACCAATATCTTTGATGTTCAATCACATCAATTAAACGGGCCATATCTTGTGGGAACACATGGCCGATATTACCGATACGGAAACAATCTGCGTCCGATACTTTGCCCGGATAAATCACAAAGCCGTTGGCTTTCAAACGTGCGTAAAATTCATTGAAGTGATAACTAGGATGATCAGGGTTAAAGAACGTGGTGATGAATGGCGATTGGGCCGCATCTTCAAGTAAAGTTTGGAAGCCCAGTTTTCTCATACCAGCCACCAACACATCATGATTTTCTTGATAACGAGCGTAACGAGCTGCAATTCCACCCTCTTCTTCCAATTCTGACAGAGCTTGATCAAACGCACGAACCGTATGAGTTGGCGAGGTAAAGCGCCATTTTCCGCCGCCGTCTTCCATGCCTTTCCACTGATCATAGAGATCTAAGGCCAATGAACGGGCATTGCCTGTAGAGGCTTCTAATTTCTGACGATTCGCAATGACGAATCCGAAGCCCGGCACGCCTTGAATGCACTTATTGGCGCTGCTGATTAAGAAGTCGATGTTTAAATCCGCCACATCCATCGGGATACCACCAAAACTGCTCATGGCATCAACAATGAAAGAACAATTGGAAGCCTTCACGATCGGCGCAATGGCTTCGATTGGGTTCAAGCGGCCTGTGGTGGTTTCGCAATGCACAACGGCAACGTGCGTGAAAGGCTTATCTGCATTCAATAAACGGTCTTCTTCAAGCAGCGTTTTTAACGCATCAAGGTCAATGGTATCGGCTTCGCCAAAGTCCCAAAGCTTATGTTCAATTCTTAGTACAGACGCGATCTGACCAATCCGTTTTCCGTAAGCGCCGTTGGCGAGCACCAAGAGTTTGTCATCGTTGCCGATCACAGAACCAATCACACTTTCTACCGAGGCAGAACCACTGCCTTGCATCAAAACAGACGTAAACTCCGCTTGACGCTCCGAGTGTTTTGGCAACGCCAAAGAAACCAGGCGGCTGCGAATGCCTTGAACCAAGTCGTTGTAGTCTTTATCCCAGGTACACCAGTCTTTCATCATCGCCTGGCGCACCGTCGGGCTGGTTGAAAGTGGCCCAGGCGTGAGCAACAAGTACGGGTTCTCAGTGGTGTTTTCTTCTGATGATGGATTGTTTGTAACGTAATCCATAGATGATTCCCTCTAACTCTCATTTTGATACCAAATCGTCTTTCATTGCCAATCTGGTATATACCAATTTATTTTGGATACTATGAGAAGCTATTCAACAGGTCAATAGAGACCAGAAAAGATTCATCAAACTGAAACAGAAACGAAATATATTTTGGTATATACCAATAATAAGAAAAATCCCGATACCTCTTTGTTCTGTTTTTGGCTAATCACCAATACAAGAGCAGGATGGAAAATGACTGATTAGGAAAAGAACTATGTACGATCTTATTGTTGTAGGTGCTGGTATCGCTGGCTTGGCGTTCGCACTTACTGCCGTTGAGCAAGGACAAACGGTGCTTGTGATTGAAAAGAATAAAGCCCCTCAAGGTGCCTCAATCCGAAACTTTGGAATGGTACTGCCATTAGGTATGCCAACAGGTAATGCGTTAAACCGAGCTATCAAAAGCAAAGAGAAATGGTTGGATTATTCAAAGAAAGCCAACTTTTGGGCGAACCCTTGCGGGATGATGATGGCCGCGCACCACGATGACGAAATGACCGCAATGGAAGAGTTTAACAGTCATCACAGCCTTCCCCCCTACAGGACTCGACTACTCAACCCGGATCAAGCGCAAGTGATCTGCCCTGGCGTAAACCCTAAAGGTTTGGTCGGTGGTTTATTAAGTCAAACCGAAGTACAGATCAATCCGCAACAAGCCATCAAGCAGCTTACTCATTATTTAGCGAAGCAAGACGAGGCTGAATTGCTTTTCTCAACACGCGTACTGCAAGTTCACTCGGGTGATGCGGGCTGTGAGGTTCAAACCACACAAGGTACCTTTAACGCCAAGCGCATTGTATGCTGCCCTGGTCATGAATTTAATGATCTGATCCCATGCGATGAACAGACCAGACCCAAGACCTGTAAGCTACAAATGATGCGAACCATCAAACAAAAGCAAAACTGGGCCTTCGGTTCCATGTTCTCGACAGGTTTGTCGATGTTGCATTACCCCGCCTTCGATAACGTGAAAAGCCTGGCGGCCGTTAGAGAACGTGTAACCTATGATCACCCCGAGTTTGAAAAGCACGGCATTCACATTTTGGCGGCTCAAAATCAGGTCGGTGAAATCACGCTCGGGGATTCTCATCACTACGGAGATGACCCTGACCCCTTCATCAATCAGGAAGTAAATTTCCTAATCACACAGTACGCCAAAAAGGTCTTACAGCTGCCTAGTTGGGAAATAAAAGAGCAATGGATTGGCATCTACAGCAAGACCCAAGATGATCATGTCTATTGGACTCAACCACAAGATCATGTATTTTTAGTCACGGGTCTGGGTGGTACAGGCATGAGCACCAGCTTTGCTATCGCCGAAGAATGGTTTTTGGAAAACCAAGCCGGATAACAACAGAGTTCCAGCGCCATAATAAACAGCCATTAGGCAAAATAGCTTGTTAAGCACAGATAGCAGGATAGATAGCCAGCAGTATGTCATTACCCCAATACAAAACCATCGTCGACCATTTGAAGAACCAGATCTCAGCCGGAAAGCTGTCGACTCAGGATAAATTGCCTTCAGAACGACAACTAAGTGATCAGTTCAATGCCTCCCGGATTACCGCCAGAGAAGCATTACTGCAACTGGAACGAGAAGGTGTTATTTATCGACTCAATCGTCGCGGTTGGTTTGTTAGCCCGACTCGTTTGATCTACGACCCGACCTCACCTGCAACCTTCAACCAAATGCTCGCCAGCCAAAATCGGATTGGCGAAACCACGCCGATCAGTTACGAGCTAACCGAAGCGCCTAAAGCCATTGCCACTGTCATGGACCTTTCAGAAGGCTCCCCGGTTTATCTCATCAAACGACTTAGAAGCGTCGAACAACGACCGATTCTCATCGAACAAATTTATGTGGACGCCAACCTCTGCCCTGGTTTACTGAAACACGACTTCAGCCAATCACTGACTGAAATCTTCTCGATTCACTACCAGAAAGAAGTTACTCAAACCGGCGTCAACATGTACGCCACATCATTGGATGAACAAACCGCGCAGGAACTGCAAGTCTCGGCAGGCAGCCCATGCTTGGAAATCAAACGCTGCCGTTTTACTGACGAAGGACGAGTGCTGGAATACGATATCGAATACTGGCGGCATGATGCGGTTGAGCTGAGGATGAGTTTGGGGCATGGACAAAATTAGAATTTGCTTGGCATTTATACTCGTTTTTTCAATGTTTCTTCCGCTTTCATCATGTGATCGAAAAGTGATTAATGAAGAAACACAAGCGATAGAATTTCAATCAATTGAGCGTTACATCATTCCTGAAAATGCCTCCCCAATGTACTACTTATGGATATTGGCATTTCTGGCTCCAGCTACTTGGTGCTTCTACTCAAAACGAATTAAAAGACAGGGACTGGTTCAAGCCATTCACTTTGTTGTTCCTATCCCCGTATTGGTACTCGTAAGCCAACACTACTTTACCGGAGTTCTTATGCTGGGAGGTTACTTGGCGGCGTTCAGCTGTTTAGGGCTTATAGTGATTTCAGTAATAGAGCTTTTATCAAGTAAACGAAGTTTCAGAAGACAAGAAGACGTTTGAGCCCCGCTACTCATGATACTTCCGCAACACCTGATCATAGACACCCGAAGCCTTCAGCTTATCTAAAGACGTCTGCCACAGGGCAATTTCGGAATCAGCAATGTCCTTACTTGCAGCAATGTACAGAGAGGAATCAACGACTTTAACATTCGTTTGAACCAAGGCATCTACCGGGTAGTTTAGTTCTCTTAAGATATGTTTTGTCCCTAGAGGCGATTCGCTGATTCCTAAATCCGTTCGACCATGTAACAACTTCTCATAGACGGTCTTTGCCTGAACAGAAACGTTATCTAGATTACGGAATCCTGCCTTTTTGAGTTTGTTATAAACAAGTCCGGCGTGACGAGTTGAGATCATATCGACCTGTTTTGCGTCTTCCAGACTTTCAATAACTAACGGGCTCCCTTTCTTCTTATAAAAGTAGATGGAAGAATCCACCAGCGGGCCAATCCATTGGTATTGGTTTTCACGTTCTTTGGTTTTGAACATGGAAATGAACAGGCGTCTTGGTTCATTGTTGAGCATGTAAGACGCTCTCATACTGGGGTAAAGCTCAAGCGCTACATCGGCACCTAAATCACGGATGATGTGCTGTACAATTTCGACGGAAAAGCCGGTCAATTGACCATCCACCATATAGTTGTACGGAGCCCATTCTTCTGTCAGCACAATGAGTTTCTCGCTCTCAGAAGCATTAGTTCGAACAATACAAAACACGAAGAGCAGCAAAGCATTGAACAGAAAAGAAATGGGTTGTTTAACCACGCGACCAACTCCAACAAAAATGCCTTCATTGATTACAAAGCTAGTTCAGTCTGGTGAGATTACCCAGTTTCCACAGAAGTTTCTGTATGAATCCTGCCCCACTTCGATTAAATATTTTTAATAGTTGCCCAAAAAGCGTTCGCTTTTTTTCACCTCATCATACAGCCTAAAATCCTTACTATCGCTCTTAAATCCGTCCTAAGCCCCATGGTTACGCACCTGTACAAATTCCAGTCTAACCCCAGACGTTGAATGGCATAGTTTCCGCATACATATCTGGTATAAACCAGATTAATATTTTTGAAATATTTCTGTCTTATTCTGCTGATAGCTTATAAGAATCTGGTATCAACCAGAACCATTAATATGAGCAAGATCAAGAGCAAGAATTTGTAAATCTAAGACTTAAATACGATTCAGGACGAGGAAGACAATGAGCATAAGCACACAATTAAAAACCCTATGCGGCGCTGTATTGGCAGGTTCTGCCCTGTTACTAACGGGCTGTGGAAATGACTCCGCCGAGACGACTCAGGCTAGTAATGAGCCTACCGAATTAACCGTCTACACCGCGTTGGAAGCAGACCTTCTGGACACGTACGGCAAAGCATTCACGGCTGAGCACCCGGATATCAAGATCAACTGGGTTCGCGACTCAACCGGTACTATCACTGCAAAGCTATTGGCTGAAAAAGAAAACCCTCGCGCAGACGTTGTTTGGGGTCTTGCTGGCACCAGCCTTCTAAAAATGAAAAGCGAGGGTATGTTAGAAAGCTACTCGCCAATTCAGGTTGAAAAGCTGGATGAAAAATTCCGCGATACCAGCACAAACCCGGCATGGGTCGGTATGGACGCATGGGTAGCCGCAATTTGTTTCAACACAGTGGAAGCTGAGAAATACAATCTAAGCAAGCCAACTTCCTGGCAGGATCTGACCAAGCCTGAGTACAAAGGCCATGTCATCATGCCTAACCCGAACTCTTCAGGCACGGGTTTCCTTGACGTATCAAGCTGGTTGCAAACCTTTGGTGAAGACAAAGGCTGGCAGTTCATGGACGGCCTACATCAAAACATCAGCCGCTATACCCATTCAGGTTCTAAGCCATGTAAGTTGGCAGCATCTGGTGAAACAGCCATCGGTATCTCTTTCGCTTATCGCGGCGCGAATCTAATCAAGAAAGGTGCTCCGCTTGAGTTGATTATCCCGTCTGAAGGTATTGGCTGGGAAATCGAAGCCACTGCAATCTTGAACACTACAAAGAAAATGGCAGCCGCGAAGAAGCTGGTTGATTGGTCTATCACCAAAACCGCTAACGAGTTGTATAACCAAGGCTATGCGGTAGTTGCTTACCCTGGCGTAGCAAAACCGGTTGAACACTTCCCTGCGGAAGTTGGCGAGAAAATGATTAAAAACGACTTTGAGTGGGCCGCCAAAAACCGCGACAAGATCCTGTCGGAATGGCAGAAGCGTTATGACTCCAAGTCAGAACCTAAGAGTTAATCAATAAAACATTATTACAAGGTGGGAGTGTATTTAGCGATAGATGCACCTACCCACTGCACAGCACAGTTATCAAGAGTTCTCATACTCTGCACCATGATGGATCTGGCAGCATCGGTATGAGTTGGGCAGCGCCCTCAACGAATGTTGAAGTCTCTGCCCTGTTTTAATTTTCATCTCACATTAGGAGTTTGAACGATGGCCTCTCTTTTTTCGCGTTTAAACATATTTTTATCTTTGAACAAGCGGTTACAACGACCTTTAAGTATGATCTCATCGTCAACAGTCTCTGTTTCCGCCCCGGCTTTTCCAAGCGCTAAACGATCATCTGGGCATCAAACATCAAGCAAGCAATCGTCAGATAAGCCAGGCGCGGGTAACCAGGGGACTCATCGAACTTCCTCCCAACCTCAAGCGTGTTCTTCAGATATTCCGGTGAAGAGTGTTGAATTGAAAAAGAGTGTCGAATTGAAAAAGAGTGTCGAATTGAAAAAGAGTGTCGAACTGACTGGCATCAACAAGTATTACGATGATTTTCATGCGTTGAAAAACATCAACCTAACCATCAATGATGGCGAGTTTATCAGTTTCTTAGGGCCTTCTGGCTGTGGTAAAACCACGCTACTGAGAACCATTGCCGGACTGGAAGTCTGCAATGAGGGCACGATTGTTCTTTCAGGCAAGGAAGTCACACACAAACCGGCGCGTCAGCGTGACTTTGGTATCGTATTTCAATCCTATGCGCTGTTCCCTAATTTAACGGTTTCAGAAAATATTGGTTATGCGCTGAAATCTCGCAGTATGGCCAAGAAAAACATTCAGACACGTGTTGATGAATTGGTGGCTCTAGTGGGATTAGATCAATTGGCAGACCGCTATCCTGTCCAATTATCCGGTGGACAGCAACAACGCGTGGCATTAGCTCGTGCGTTAGCTCCGAACCCTAAACTGTTATTACTGGATGAGCCGCTATCGGCACTGGACGCCAAGGTTCGTCATAATCTACGACAAGAGTTAAAAGATCTTCAGAAGAAAACCGGCATCACCACCATCATGGTGACACACGATCAAGAAGAAGCCTTAGCCATTTCAGACCGAATTGCCGTATTGAATCACGGAGAAATTGAGCAAATCGGTACTCCGGACGAGATCTACTCAACTCCCGCGACTGAGTTTGTTGCGGAATTCGTCGGCACCATCAATCGTATGACGTTACCTGACGCTGAAAGCACACTGATTGTTCGTCCGGAATGGATCGAGGTATTTAATACCCCCAACGAGCAGCGAATGTCCGGAGTGATCGACAGCATGGAATACCGTGGCGCGACCACTCGCCTGACCCTGACACCAGCGGATCAGAGCATTTCATCAGAGTCCGTGCTGGTGGATGTAGCAACCCCCTACTGTAAAAAAATGAGCTTTGAGACAAACCAACCAGTGTGGTTTGAAATTGCTCATAAAGATTTATGCAGTGCTCAGCATTAATTCGAAGAATGCGCTAATTACTAAGACGTTTGGAAAGCCATGTTATCTACTCATTCCCCCCTAGTCTCAAAGCCTAATCGTTTCGCTGAGCTAATGACGCTTGATAAAGAATCGATCATTAAACGTGTTTGGCTACTGCTACTGCTTGCTACCTTACTCACCTGTTTAGTCTTTCCGTTGTACAGCTTGCTGGTTCACAGTGTTGAAGACAAAAGCGGTCAGTTCATTGGTCTTCAAAACTTTGTAAGCTACCTCAGCAATCCGGCTTTGACCTATTCCATCACCAACACCTTGTACCTCGGGTTTATTGCCACAGTTATCGTTATTGCCCTGGCTTTCACCACGGCCTGGTGTTTCACCCGCTCGAACATGCCTGGTAAAACTTTATTTAAGGGCATTGCTTATATCCCGCTGCTTACACCGTCTCTGCTGTCTGCAATCAGTTTGATCTATTGGTTTGGCAACCAAGGGGTGTTAAAAGAGTTCTGGCCCTTCGAATCTATCTATGGGGTATCAGGGATTGTCTTTGGTATTTCATTCTGGGCCTTTCCTCATGCTCTCATCATTCTTACTACGGCGTTAAAACAACAAGATGCCCGACTCTATGAAGCCAGTGAAGTGCTGGGTGCCAGCCCGATCAAAACCTTCTTCACGGTTACCTTACCGGGCTGCAAATACGGATTAATTTCTGCCACCGCAGTGGTCTTCACACTCGTCGTGACAGATTTTGGTGTCGCAAAAGTCATTGGAGGTCAATACAACGTCTTAGCGACTGACATCTATAAGCAAGTGATCGGTCAACAGAACTTCTCGATGGGCGCAGTGGTGAGCATCATGTTGCTGATACCAGCCCTGATTACCTTCATCGTCGATCAATGGGTTCAACGCAAACAGCAAACCATGTTTGACAGTAAATCCGTTACTTATCAACCACACTCATCCAGCTACCGCGATGGTTTTGCTTTTCTATACTGCACGCTGTTATCAGTGATTATTCTTGCCATCATCGGTATGGCGGGATATTCATCACTGGTGACCTTCTGGCCTTATGATTTAAGCCTGTCATTCAACAACTACCAATTCAATATGATGGACGGAGGTGGCTGGGGCGCGTATCAGAACTCTCTGATCATGGCGACCGGCACCATGATTTTAGGGACCGCGTTTATTTTCCTGTCTGCTTACGCCTGTCAGAAGATTGAAGTCTGGCCGATCGTTCGTAAAGCCATTCACATGCTGTCTGTCATTCCTGCGGCCGTCCCTGGTCTGGTGCTTGGTTTGAGCTACATTTTCTTCTTCAATCAGGTGAACAACCCGTTGAATGTTATCTATGGCACCTTTGTAATCTTGATGATTTCCTCGGTTGTGCACTTCCTGACAGTGGGTCATCTCACAATGGTGACAGCGTTTAAACAACTGCCGGGAGAGATCGAATCGGTATCCGAATCATTAAAAGTGCCATTCTATGTGACGCTTGGCCGAGTCACCTTACCCATGACGATTCCAGCTATTCTAGAGGTAGGTATCTATCTATTTGTGAATGCGATGACGACCGTTTCTGCTGTCGTCTTCCTATACAGTGTCGATACCATGCTGGCGTCCGTTGCCGTCTTGAATATGGATGACGCTGGCGATACAGCGCCAGCGGCTGCGATGGCGATGCTGATTTTCGTCAGTGCCCTTGGCGTAAAACTTCTTTACAGCCTGATCA
Protein-coding sequences here:
- a CDS encoding putative 2-aminoethylphosphonate ABC transporter permease subunit, which produces MLSTHSPLVSKPNRFAELMTLDKESIIKRVWLLLLLATLLTCLVFPLYSLLVHSVEDKSGQFIGLQNFVSYLSNPALTYSITNTLYLGFIATVIVIALAFTTAWCFTRSNMPGKTLFKGIAYIPLLTPSLLSAISLIYWFGNQGVLKEFWPFESIYGVSGIVFGISFWAFPHALIILTTALKQQDARLYEASEVLGASPIKTFFTVTLPGCKYGLISATAVVFTLVVTDFGVAKVIGGQYNVLATDIYKQVIGQQNFSMGAVVSIMLLIPALITFIVDQWVQRKQQTMFDSKSVTYQPHSSSYRDGFAFLYCTLLSVIILAIIGMAGYSSLVTFWPYDLSLSFNNYQFNMMDGGGWGAYQNSLIMATGTMILGTAFIFLSAYACQKIEVWPIVRKAIHMLSVIPAAVPGLVLGLSYIFFFNQVNNPLNVIYGTFVILMISSVVHFLTVGHLTMVTAFKQLPGEIESVSESLKVPFYVTLGRVTLPMTIPAILEVGIYLFVNAMTTVSAVVFLYSVDTMLASVAVLNMDDAGDTAPAAAMAMLIFVSALGVKLLYSLISQVIISKTQTWRTK